One window of Desulfocurvibacter africanus subsp. africanus DSM 2603 genomic DNA carries:
- a CDS encoding terminase gpA endonuclease subunit, which translates to MQAQTVASSAPFGFYTGEIEVFRRRPRAGSAEWASRHMHILAGRYRGQRWQPDVLPYARGIMDAWDAPWVRKIFFIAPSRSGKTTVAYSCLLAAMDRRPAPAGVGMPDQDAVERKFETAIIPHIQASPRLRKKIAAGRYALQKTEVRWQDGSTIYGMWAGSESRMSSVPMEYLLIDEEDAYADKIAVGTMEERCGDYPHTHKIFRFSKVRGAESDDADKAEGTIWRDMHRQAQVIHHYEAECPSCRTRQRMEFEHIKVPDGERDPGRIYGERLAWYECPHCGYHWTDHIRDRALAMGGWAPDKQVDRPAVVGFRLRSWELPLVSLSKVMADWFGALGSPHKMQLWDNAHASKPYKVVVQETNEQRIARLVSPAVEQLTAPAWTVALTLSTDMQMRDLRYSVAAHGVNPDRLAIIDYGTAPDFEALRRLVFESSYRLQGTDTDLHIWRAAVDTGGTTHEGDDESRTMQAYNWLLDQRHDVITGTKGMSRKTPGVYVKPSLIEATASGKKLKHGLRLHHIDVDAFKAIWFNRLEQSVLQLDGQLKQPFEETVEFHADTDAAYLREITAERLVQGKNGRQEWKRFRANHWLDCAVLHLAMVHFQWAPSLRALAAHILSARNPAPKIEKKTAANPYTNGISVFGGGR; encoded by the coding sequence ATGCAGGCTCAGACAGTGGCGAGTAGCGCGCCATTCGGATTCTATACCGGGGAGATCGAGGTCTTCCGCCGTCGCCCGCGCGCGGGCAGCGCCGAATGGGCCAGCCGGCACATGCACATTCTCGCCGGACGCTACCGTGGCCAGCGCTGGCAGCCGGACGTGCTGCCCTACGCGCGCGGCATAATGGATGCCTGGGACGCGCCATGGGTACGCAAGATCTTCTTCATCGCGCCCAGCCGCTCGGGCAAGACCACCGTGGCCTACTCCTGCCTGCTGGCGGCCATGGATCGCCGTCCGGCCCCGGCGGGCGTGGGCATGCCCGACCAGGACGCCGTGGAGCGCAAGTTCGAGACGGCCATCATCCCGCACATCCAGGCCTCGCCGCGGCTAAGAAAAAAGATCGCCGCCGGTCGCTACGCCCTGCAGAAGACCGAGGTCCGCTGGCAGGACGGCTCGACCATCTACGGCATGTGGGCCGGAAGCGAATCGCGCATGTCCTCCGTGCCCATGGAGTACCTGCTCATCGATGAGGAGGACGCCTACGCGGACAAGATCGCCGTGGGCACCATGGAGGAGCGCTGCGGCGACTACCCGCACACGCACAAGATCTTCCGCTTCAGCAAGGTGCGCGGCGCGGAATCGGACGACGCGGACAAGGCCGAGGGCACCATCTGGCGCGACATGCACCGCCAAGCCCAGGTCATTCACCACTACGAGGCCGAGTGCCCGTCCTGCCGCACGCGCCAGCGCATGGAGTTCGAGCACATCAAGGTTCCGGACGGCGAGCGCGATCCGGGCCGGATCTACGGCGAGCGCCTGGCCTGGTACGAGTGCCCGCATTGCGGCTACCACTGGACCGACCACATCCGCGACCGCGCCCTGGCCATGGGCGGCTGGGCACCGGACAAGCAAGTGGACCGACCGGCCGTTGTCGGCTTCCGTCTGCGCTCCTGGGAGCTGCCGCTTGTGAGCCTGTCCAAAGTCATGGCCGACTGGTTCGGCGCGCTCGGCTCCCCCCACAAGATGCAGCTCTGGGACAACGCCCACGCCAGCAAGCCCTACAAGGTCGTGGTGCAGGAAACGAACGAGCAGCGCATCGCGCGCCTCGTCTCGCCAGCCGTAGAGCAGCTCACGGCCCCGGCCTGGACCGTGGCCCTGACCCTGTCGACGGACATGCAGATGCGCGATCTGCGCTACTCGGTCGCAGCTCATGGGGTGAATCCGGATCGCCTGGCCATCATCGACTATGGCACGGCCCCGGACTTCGAAGCCCTGCGCCGGCTCGTCTTCGAATCGAGCTACCGCCTGCAGGGCACGGACACGGATCTGCACATCTGGCGCGCGGCCGTGGACACGGGCGGCACGACCCACGAGGGCGACGACGAGAGCCGCACCATGCAGGCCTACAACTGGCTGCTCGACCAGCGCCATGACGTGATCACCGGCACCAAGGGCATGAGCCGCAAGACGCCCGGCGTGTACGTCAAGCCGTCGCTCATCGAGGCCACGGCCAGCGGCAAGAAGCTCAAGCACGGCCTGCGCCTGCACCACATCGATGTCGATGCGTTCAAGGCTATCTGGTTCAACCGCCTGGAGCAGAGCGTGCTCCAGCTCGACGGCCAACTGAAGCAGCCGTTCGAGGAAACGGTCGAGTTCCACGCCGACACCGACGCGGCCTACCTGCGCGAGATCACGGCCGAGCGCCTCGTCCAGGGCAAGAACGGCCGGCAGGAATGGAAGCGCTTCCGCGCCAACCACTGGCTAGACTGCGCCGTGCTGCACTTGGCCATGGTGCATTTCCAGTGGGCTCCGAGCCTGCGCGCGCTCGCCGCGCACATCCTGTCCGCGCGCAACCCGGCGCCCAAGATCGAGAAGAAGACGGCAGCCAATCCCTACACCAACGGGATCAGCGTATTCGGAGGTGGACGATGA
- a CDS encoding CHC2 zinc finger domain-containing protein, which produces MAKALEWLGPDGCRAVALQMLQGVDTRGCKGSLIASHCPFHVESTPGGAFHYDYAKDSGSCFSCGEHGDLIHIFNRLAGRDGDDDDGFREFRDRFAPSAELGQRQAAPRVPAPRPEWTPRMVRPAVDSWLERAEKLVSTCSDRLMQSPDLRTMLARWSIEVDTARLCRLGWLPTDKYSPRESWGLPTELRKDGKPKRFWIPQGLVLPYVLDGKVVAVKIRRPNPEQRPGGKPGLRYMGLEGGMPVLYLYGNPAWRIWFVVETERDGVLGWQIGRKYRIGVVATGSATARPDTRTHGVLTRADCIACALDTDKAGATNRHFWHTNYPQTVRTPVPARLGKDLGDLGDLEKGGSAALVEEFMLEALPFHVRKQALRNAGTSAPVQVPASAPVEGNQPSQAEQAKPAELPEGVRALLDALRKCRRAAAVATDEHIGVEGCDDCPRRGTCDILATGSQILMNDDAVLDYVAAQPEGRLRG; this is translated from the coding sequence ATGGCTAAGGCGCTCGAATGGCTTGGCCCTGATGGCTGCCGCGCGGTGGCGCTGCAAATGCTCCAGGGCGTGGACACGCGCGGGTGCAAGGGATCGCTGATCGCCTCGCACTGCCCGTTCCATGTCGAGAGCACTCCCGGCGGCGCGTTCCACTACGACTACGCCAAGGACTCCGGCAGCTGCTTCTCCTGCGGCGAGCATGGCGACCTGATCCACATCTTCAACCGCTTGGCCGGCCGCGACGGCGACGACGATGACGGCTTCCGCGAGTTCCGCGACCGTTTCGCGCCCAGCGCGGAACTCGGCCAGCGGCAGGCGGCTCCGCGCGTTCCCGCGCCGCGTCCGGAGTGGACGCCCCGCATGGTCCGGCCTGCCGTGGATTCCTGGCTGGAGCGCGCCGAAAAGCTCGTGTCCACCTGCTCCGATAGGCTCATGCAGTCCCCGGATCTGCGCACCATGCTCGCTCGCTGGTCCATCGAAGTGGACACGGCGCGACTGTGCCGCCTGGGTTGGCTACCCACGGACAAGTACTCGCCGCGGGAGTCCTGGGGCCTGCCCACGGAGCTGCGCAAGGACGGCAAGCCCAAGCGCTTCTGGATTCCGCAGGGGCTGGTGCTGCCTTACGTGCTCGACGGCAAGGTCGTGGCCGTGAAGATCCGCAGACCGAATCCGGAGCAGCGCCCAGGCGGAAAGCCTGGCCTGCGCTACATGGGCCTGGAGGGCGGCATGCCCGTGCTCTACCTCTATGGCAACCCGGCCTGGCGCATCTGGTTCGTGGTCGAAACCGAGCGCGACGGCGTGCTCGGCTGGCAGATCGGCCGCAAGTACCGCATCGGCGTGGTGGCCACCGGCTCGGCCACGGCCAGGCCGGACACGCGCACGCACGGGGTCCTGACCCGCGCCGACTGCATCGCCTGCGCCCTGGACACGGACAAGGCCGGCGCAACAAATCGCCACTTCTGGCACACCAACTACCCGCAGACCGTGCGCACGCCTGTCCCGGCCCGCCTGGGCAAGGACCTGGGCGACCTTGGCGACCTGGAAAAGGGCGGAAGCGCGGCCCTCGTGGAGGAGTTCATGCTCGAAGCCCTGCCTTTCCACGTGCGCAAGCAGGCCCTGCGCAACGCCGGCACATCGGCCCCGGTGCAGGTCCCGGCCTCCGCGCCTGTCGAAGGCAACCAGCCTAGCCAGGCCGAGCAGGCCAAGCCGGCGGAACTGCCCGAAGGTGTCCGTGCTCTCCTTGACGCCCTGCGCAAGTGCCGCCGCGCCGCTGCAGTGGCCACGGACGAGCACATCGGCGTGGAAGGCTGCGACGACTGCCCCAGGCGCGGGACGTGCGACATCCTCGCGACCGGCTCTCAGATCCTCATGAACGACGACGCCGTCCTCGACTACGTGGCGGCCCAGCCTGAAGGGAGACTGCGCGGATGA
- a CDS encoding DNA primase family protein, with product MSNDRLPPPPGDDELVPYIDEMEALDAEIAAQAAAEAEQYPPKAEVEPEPAAPEITFADVDEVVENGLEQLGNARLVAKLFQDKLLYDRTTKKPYRYNCQRWIEDGTLSYRRRVPELAEVYRRRAASLHKEYQDLLDLGAKNDAKKMLARKKLYEKQATKLCDSGYIDKVFDFAASGEPGQDATIAIKGDEWEQHPNLFVAANCVIDLETGKTFKGRPDLYLTKASPVEFHGLHIVAPVWEDTLDKASCYDKDWREYFDLIVGYMATGLSSYKDFYCAYGKVGNNAKSVIFSTLAKILGEYAVQLPVEMLLDNGRMRNSAGPTPDLMRMRYTRMAVFPEPEKGTKFVIGAIKQYSGGSDKIVGRGMYGQDQLEFPATAKLVVHANEMPKSRGNDPAFYARLRVIPFDGCFVLKGVKPPDGANPEFVFEAKPHKVMENLLWAERSGILAYVARCARRVFELHAQGLPFPIPDRVSQETKDYQASQDLIGSFLEQACVVGEGKTQMKDLHAAFKAWCMEEEGVDEEHVPKQRTFGTDIKARLRQVPPKNVVNYAVTVDARWLQGEGQRQLSGERPF from the coding sequence ATGTCTAACGACCGCCTACCGCCGCCGCCCGGTGACGATGAACTCGTGCCTTACATCGACGAGATGGAAGCGCTCGACGCCGAGATTGCCGCGCAGGCAGCGGCCGAGGCCGAGCAGTACCCGCCCAAGGCCGAGGTCGAGCCGGAGCCGGCCGCGCCGGAGATCACCTTCGCCGACGTGGACGAGGTCGTGGAGAATGGCCTGGAGCAGCTCGGCAACGCCCGCCTGGTGGCCAAGCTCTTCCAAGATAAGCTCCTCTACGACCGCACGACCAAGAAGCCCTACCGCTACAACTGCCAGCGCTGGATCGAGGACGGCACGCTCAGCTATCGCCGTCGCGTGCCGGAGCTGGCCGAGGTCTACCGCCGAAGGGCGGCCAGCCTGCACAAGGAGTATCAAGATCTCCTGGATCTTGGCGCGAAGAACGACGCCAAGAAGATGCTCGCGCGCAAAAAGCTTTACGAGAAGCAAGCCACCAAGCTCTGCGACTCGGGCTACATCGACAAGGTTTTCGACTTCGCGGCCTCGGGCGAGCCTGGCCAGGATGCGACCATCGCCATCAAGGGCGACGAGTGGGAGCAGCATCCGAATCTGTTCGTGGCCGCGAACTGCGTTATCGACCTTGAGACGGGCAAGACCTTCAAGGGCCGGCCGGATCTGTACCTGACCAAGGCCAGCCCGGTGGAGTTCCACGGCCTGCACATCGTGGCCCCGGTGTGGGAGGACACCCTCGACAAGGCCAGCTGCTACGACAAGGACTGGCGCGAGTACTTCGACCTGATCGTGGGCTACATGGCCACGGGCCTGTCCAGCTACAAGGATTTCTACTGCGCGTACGGCAAGGTGGGCAACAACGCCAAGTCGGTCATCTTCAGCACCCTGGCCAAGATACTCGGCGAGTACGCGGTGCAGCTGCCGGTGGAGATGCTCCTCGACAACGGGCGCATGCGCAACTCAGCCGGCCCCACGCCGGACCTCATGCGCATGCGTTACACGCGCATGGCCGTTTTCCCCGAGCCGGAGAAAGGCACCAAGTTCGTCATCGGCGCCATCAAGCAGTACTCGGGCGGCTCGGACAAGATCGTCGGTCGCGGCATGTACGGCCAGGACCAGCTTGAGTTCCCGGCCACGGCCAAGCTCGTCGTGCACGCCAACGAAATGCCCAAGTCGCGCGGCAACGACCCAGCCTTCTACGCCCGCTTGCGCGTGATCCCCTTCGACGGCTGCTTCGTGCTCAAGGGAGTCAAGCCGCCCGATGGAGCCAACCCGGAGTTCGTCTTCGAGGCCAAGCCGCACAAGGTCATGGAAAACCTGCTCTGGGCCGAGCGCTCGGGCATCCTGGCCTATGTGGCGCGCTGCGCCAGGCGTGTCTTCGAGCTGCACGCCCAGGGCCTGCCATTCCCCATCCCGGATCGAGTGTCCCAGGAGACCAAGGACTACCAGGCTTCGCAGGACCTGATCGGTTCGTTCCTGGAGCAGGCTTGCGTGGTGGGCGAGGGCAAGACCCAGATGAAGGACCTGCACGCTGCGTTCAAGGCTTGGTGCATGGAGGAGGAGGGCGTGGACGAGGAGCACGTGCCGAAACAGCGCACCTTCGGCACGGACATCAAGGCCCGCCTGCGGCAGGTCCCGCCCAAGAACGTGGTCAATTACGCGGTGACCGTGGACGCGCGCTGGCTTCAGGGCGAGGGGCAGAGACAGCTTTCGGGCGAACGCCCGTTCTAG
- a CDS encoding bacteriohemerythrin, whose protein sequence is MGKITWCSDFCVGVAEIDAQHERLVSMVNELFRAYMLGREKDVLSDIITGLSDYTAYHFSTEERLMDEHAYPARAEHRLEHREFIDRSIDFLLAYTSSNQEQNLAPVVLDYLEDWLLKHIRGTDVELGEFLRDKGVQ, encoded by the coding sequence ATGGGCAAAATCACCTGGTGCAGCGACTTCTGTGTGGGCGTGGCCGAAATCGACGCCCAGCATGAACGCCTCGTGTCCATGGTCAACGAATTGTTTCGCGCCTACATGCTAGGCCGAGAAAAAGATGTTCTCTCCGACATCATCACGGGCCTGAGCGACTACACTGCATACCATTTCTCTACCGAAGAGCGGCTCATGGACGAGCACGCTTATCCCGCCAGGGCGGAGCACCGTCTCGAGCACCGCGAGTTCATCGACAGAAGTATCGACTTTCTTCTCGCCTATACCTCCTCCAACCAGGAACAGAACTTGGCTCCCGTGGTGCTCGACTATCTGGAGGACTGGCTGCTCAAGCACATCCGCGGCACGGATGTGGAGCTTGGCGAATTTCTGCGCGACAAAGGTGTGCAGTAA
- the cobM gene encoding precorrin-4 C(11)-methyltransferase, which yields MGIVYFIGAGPGDPELLTIKAARIIAEAGLVLYAGSLVPTGVVAHARPEAKVIDSSGLTLEQTHALLVEAVNAGKSAARVHTGDPALYGAVREQALLLDRDGIAWEVVPGVSAAFAAAAEARVSFTVPEVTQTLVITRLAGRTPVPESEALAGLATHGAAMAVYLSAADAPRLRDELLAGGYAPETTVVVGHKVGWPGGETLRTTLADMAEAVRAANIGRQAVFLVLPGESAGEARSKLYDPQFAHGYRNGGR from the coding sequence ATGGGCATAGTCTATTTCATCGGCGCGGGTCCCGGCGACCCGGAACTGCTCACCATCAAGGCTGCCCGCATAATCGCCGAGGCCGGTCTGGTGCTCTACGCCGGCTCCCTGGTGCCGACCGGAGTCGTGGCCCACGCACGCCCCGAGGCCAAGGTGATCGATTCTTCGGGTCTGACACTGGAGCAGACCCACGCATTGCTGGTCGAGGCCGTGAACGCCGGGAAGAGCGCCGCGCGCGTGCACACGGGCGATCCCGCCCTGTATGGCGCTGTGCGCGAGCAGGCGCTGCTGCTGGACCGCGACGGCATTGCCTGGGAAGTCGTGCCCGGCGTCAGCGCCGCCTTTGCCGCAGCGGCCGAGGCCAGGGTTTCCTTTACCGTGCCCGAAGTTACGCAGACACTGGTCATCACCCGCTTGGCCGGCCGCACGCCCGTGCCGGAGAGCGAAGCTCTGGCCGGTTTGGCGACCCACGGCGCCGCCATGGCCGTGTATCTCTCGGCCGCCGACGCGCCGCGCTTGCGCGATGAGCTGCTGGCGGGTGGCTATGCGCCTGAAACTACCGTCGTCGTCGGCCACAAGGTCGGCTGGCCTGGAGGCGAAACGCTGCGCACCACCCTGGCGGATATGGCCGAGGCTGTCCGGGCCGCGAACATCGGCCGTCAGGCCGTGTTCCTGGTGTTACCGGGCGAATCGGCGGGCGAGGCCAGGTCCAAATTGTACGATCCGCAATTCGCCCACGGCTACCGCAACGGCGGCAGGTGA
- a CDS encoding peptide chain release factor 3: MSRALRREVARRRTFAIISHPDAGKTTLTEKLLLFGGAIQMAGEVKARKAARHATSDWMAVERERGISVTSSVMKFEHAGHEINLLDTPGHQDFSEDTYRVLTAVDSALMVIDSVKGVENQTKKLMDVCRLRDTPIMTFINKLDRDGREPFDLLDDIEKSLGIEAAPLTWPIGSGKGFQGVYDLRRNELRFFSAQGAKGVRPKDSVLVKGLDDPKLDELIGSGPASDLRRDVELLAGAGYPFDVKRYLSGEQTPVFFGSAINNFGVQELLDTFAQLAPAPKPRPTTTREVAPTEEQFSGVIFKIQANMDPAHRDRIAFMRICSGRFQRGMRVRHHRIGKEVQIANAIIFMAQDRAGVEEAWPGDIIGIHNHGTIKIGDTFTDKEPLKFTGIPNFAPEHFRRVRLANPLKSKQLEKGLLQLAEEGAVQVFRPMDNNDYILGAVGLLQFDVIVARLRDEYSADALYESAPIEAARWIDCPDRQRLDAFTKDVRANLALDAEDNLTYLAPNAWRLGRTMELWPEIEFRTTREHQ, encoded by the coding sequence CTGTCCCGCGCCCTGCGCCGCGAAGTGGCCCGCCGCCGGACGTTCGCCATCATCAGCCACCCGGACGCGGGCAAGACGACCCTCACCGAGAAGCTCCTGCTCTTCGGCGGAGCCATCCAGATGGCCGGCGAGGTCAAGGCCCGCAAGGCCGCGCGCCACGCCACCTCCGACTGGATGGCCGTGGAGCGCGAGCGCGGCATCTCCGTGACCTCCTCGGTCATGAAGTTCGAGCACGCGGGCCACGAGATCAACCTGCTGGACACTCCCGGTCACCAGGACTTCTCCGAGGACACCTACCGCGTGCTCACGGCCGTGGACTCGGCGCTCATGGTCATCGACAGCGTCAAGGGCGTGGAGAACCAGACCAAGAAGCTCATGGACGTCTGCCGCCTGCGCGACACGCCCATCATGACCTTCATCAACAAGCTGGACCGCGACGGCCGCGAGCCCTTCGACCTGCTGGACGACATAGAGAAGAGCCTGGGCATCGAGGCCGCTCCGTTAACTTGGCCCATCGGCTCGGGCAAGGGTTTCCAAGGCGTATACGACCTGCGCCGCAATGAGCTGCGCTTCTTTTCGGCCCAGGGAGCCAAGGGCGTGCGGCCCAAGGACTCGGTGCTGGTCAAGGGCTTGGACGACCCGAAGCTGGATGAACTTATCGGCAGCGGCCCGGCCAGCGACCTGCGTCGGGACGTGGAGCTGCTGGCTGGCGCAGGCTACCCGTTTGACGTGAAGCGTTATCTGAGCGGTGAGCAGACGCCGGTCTTCTTCGGCAGCGCCATCAACAACTTCGGCGTGCAGGAGCTGCTGGACACCTTCGCGCAGTTGGCCCCGGCGCCCAAGCCCCGGCCTACCACGACCCGCGAAGTCGCGCCCACGGAGGAGCAGTTCTCGGGCGTGATCTTCAAGATCCAGGCGAACATGGACCCGGCTCACCGCGACCGCATTGCCTTCATGCGCATCTGCTCAGGCCGTTTTCAGCGCGGCATGCGGGTGCGCCACCACCGCATCGGCAAGGAAGTGCAGATAGCCAACGCCATCATCTTCATGGCCCAGGACCGTGCGGGCGTTGAAGAAGCCTGGCCGGGCGACATAATCGGCATCCACAACCACGGGACCATCAAGATCGGCGACACCTTCACGGACAAGGAGCCGCTCAAGTTCACGGGCATCCCCAACTTCGCGCCCGAACACTTTCGGCGCGTGCGCCTGGCCAACCCGCTCAAGTCCAAGCAGTTGGAGAAGGGCCTGCTGCAGTTGGCCGAGGAGGGCGCGGTGCAGGTCTTCCGGCCCATGGACAACAACGACTACATTCTCGGCGCCGTGGGACTCCTGCAGTTCGATGTGATCGTGGCCCGGCTGCGCGACGAGTACAGCGCGGATGCGCTCTACGAGAGCGCGCCCATCGAGGCCGCGCGCTGGATCGACTGCCCGGACCGCCAGCGCCTGGACGCCTTCACCAAGGACGTGCGCGCCAACCTGGCCTTGGACGCCGAAGACAACCTGACCTACCTTGCCCCTAATGCCTGGCGTCTTGGCCGGACCATGGAACTGTGGCCCGAGATCGAATTCCGCACCACCAGGGAGCACCAGTGA
- a CDS encoding bifunctional cobalt-precorrin-7 (C(5))-methyltransferase/cobalt-precorrin-6B (C(15))-methyltransferase: MQEAHATPSPQPPVEIIGAGLTEGHMCRHVYDVVRKANVLVGGRRMLARYLGHPAQKIEIVSPLSAVIEAIERNQSLSLHVVVLADGDPLFFGIGRRLVEALGADKVRIHPGITALQAAAARLKIAWEDIPAVSLHGRSDWIPLFAALSRRPRVAVYTDATNTPAAIARRLLERGAEAFGMHVLENLHEPDERVGRYTLTEAAGLDFAPLNLVILECERAPELPLRLGLPDESLSPGGLITKAPVRAASLAALSLPADGTLWDLGAGSGAVSIEAAALMERGRILAVERDAGRMERIRENIRRTHAFSVEPVQGDLTEAMASLPDPDRVFFGGGLSRDTRPLELACARLASGGILVANLVLLDGLSRAKAYLDSLGWKTDVTQLSCCRSKPLAGDMRLEGLNPVFILRGVKP, translated from the coding sequence ATGCAAGAAGCGCACGCGACCCCCTCGCCTCAACCTCCGGTGGAGATCATCGGCGCGGGTCTCACCGAAGGCCACATGTGCCGCCACGTGTATGACGTGGTGCGCAAGGCCAACGTACTTGTGGGAGGCAGGCGCATGCTCGCTCGCTACCTTGGCCATCCGGCCCAAAAGATCGAGATCGTCTCGCCTTTGTCGGCTGTGATCGAGGCCATCGAGCGTAACCAGAGTCTGAGCTTGCACGTGGTCGTGCTGGCCGACGGCGATCCGCTTTTCTTTGGCATCGGCCGCCGCCTGGTGGAAGCTCTGGGAGCGGACAAGGTGCGCATTCATCCGGGCATCACTGCTCTGCAGGCCGCGGCCGCCCGGCTCAAGATCGCCTGGGAGGACATCCCGGCCGTGTCCCTGCACGGCCGCTCCGACTGGATCCCGCTCTTCGCCGCCTTGTCCCGCCGACCAAGGGTCGCCGTGTACACGGACGCGACGAATACGCCGGCGGCCATCGCCCGCCGACTGCTGGAGCGCGGGGCCGAGGCTTTCGGCATGCACGTGCTGGAAAACCTGCATGAGCCCGACGAACGCGTGGGCCGTTATACCCTGACCGAGGCAGCCGGCCTGGATTTCGCGCCGCTCAACCTCGTCATCCTGGAATGCGAGCGCGCTCCAGAATTGCCCCTGCGCCTGGGACTGCCGGATGAATCCCTGTCCCCAGGCGGGCTGATCACCAAGGCCCCGGTGCGCGCGGCCAGTCTGGCGGCCCTGTCGCTGCCGGCGGACGGCACGTTGTGGGACCTTGGCGCGGGCAGCGGTGCGGTGTCCATCGAGGCCGCGGCGCTCATGGAGCGCGGCCGTATCCTGGCTGTGGAGCGCGACGCCGGGCGCATGGAACGCATCCGCGAGAACATCCGGCGCACGCACGCCTTCAGCGTGGAACCGGTGCAAGGGGACTTGACCGAGGCCATGGCCAGCCTGCCGGACCCGGACCGAGTATTCTTCGGCGGCGGCTTGTCGCGCGACACGCGGCCCCTGGAGCTGGCCTGCGCGCGCCTTGCGTCAGGCGGCATCCTGGTGGCCAACCTCGTGCTGCTGGACGGTCTGTCCCGCGCCAAGGCTTACCTGGATTCGCTCGGCTGGAAGACGGACGTGACCCAACTCTCGTGCTGCCGGTCCAAGCCGCTGGCGGGCGACATGCGGCTGGAGGGCCTGAACCCGGTGTTCATCCTGCGGGGCGTCAAGCCGTAG
- a CDS encoding glycosyltransferase family 2 protein, producing the protein MSSSGVTLCTYTYNDAAFVRELLAGVGAWNVRPDAVVVVDDGSASPFEPGESPIPLRVIRLDPNCGITEAKRTGLSAPETEYIFSMDADVRVSPNYLETCLRNIHRPGVGLTAGAVRHAAGNDLVSRYLQTFGDNHNLTANGPMDFIPGNAFLLASATWKAVGGFGDYQESVCEDHQLCKRIRAHGQTLWSDCTISAWQTRRISRHAHCMRVWKWLHRSHKAQLATFPGDRGAVVYLHEILLKPLVERVEEALRLNESLFIYLELLYLSFTVLDMLDFARIKGLVTPELAAGFPFELRRRLVAYRRLGLLWEEDLRRAGKSLHGCEAVEPETEQWSEFFALHDSLEQSGFLAWLNGQGVLNILADESKTEYAFSSYSQASFT; encoded by the coding sequence ATGAGTTCGTCCGGCGTCACGCTGTGCACGTACACGTATAACGACGCGGCCTTCGTGCGCGAGTTGCTGGCGGGTGTAGGAGCCTGGAACGTGCGGCCGGACGCCGTCGTGGTGGTCGACGACGGATCGGCCAGCCCCTTCGAGCCGGGCGAAAGCCCTATTCCCTTGCGCGTGATCCGCCTCGATCCCAACTGCGGCATAACCGAGGCCAAACGCACGGGCCTGAGCGCGCCGGAAACCGAATACATCTTCTCCATGGACGCTGACGTGCGCGTCAGCCCGAACTACCTGGAAACCTGCCTGCGCAACATCCACCGGCCCGGCGTGGGGCTCACGGCCGGCGCGGTACGCCATGCTGCGGGCAACGATCTCGTTTCGCGCTACCTGCAAACTTTCGGCGACAACCACAACCTTACGGCTAACGGCCCTATGGACTTCATCCCCGGCAACGCCTTCCTGCTCGCCAGCGCCACCTGGAAGGCAGTGGGCGGTTTCGGCGATTATCAGGAATCCGTCTGTGAGGACCATCAGCTGTGCAAGCGCATCCGTGCCCATGGACAGACGCTGTGGTCCGACTGCACGATCAGCGCATGGCAGACGCGGCGCATCAGCCGCCACGCCCACTGCATGCGCGTCTGGAAATGGCTGCACCGGTCGCATAAGGCCCAGCTGGCGACCTTTCCGGGTGATAGAGGCGCGGTCGTCTACCTACATGAAATACTGCTTAAGCCGCTTGTGGAACGCGTCGAGGAGGCCTTGCGGCTCAACGAATCCCTGTTCATCTACCTTGAACTGCTCTACCTCTCCTTTACCGTGCTGGACATGCTCGACTTCGCCAGAATCAAGGGCCTTGTCACGCCGGAACTCGCCGCCGGGTTCCCCTTCGAGCTGCGCAGAAGGCTTGTTGCCTACCGTCGACTGGGCCTGCTGTGGGAGGAGGATCTGCGCCGCGCGGGCAAATCCCTACACGGCTGCGAGGCCGTGGAGCCGGAGACGGAGCAATGGAGCGAATTCTTCGCCCTGCACGATTCCCTGGAGCAGAGCGGATTCTTGGCCTGGCTCAATGGCCAAGGCGTGCTGAACATCCTCGCCGACGAGAGCAAGACCGAATACGCCTTCTCATCCTACTCCCAGGCATCCTTCACGTAG